Proteins found in one Terribacillus sp. DMT04 genomic segment:
- a CDS encoding ABC transporter substrate-binding protein, with the protein MKKLALILFGLIGAIALIGCSSNSSSSSAGGSGEPVEGGELNVAMGSEPDTLDWMYSGESATRKIGWHIYEGLFALDKDYQARPLLAEDYTVSDDKKIYTITLRDGLKFHNGQDVTANDAKASLDRWTKVSSVGKIASSHISSIEATDDKTIVITLNDVYTSLLTDLAAPKASAIVIPAEIAEAAGEQPLTNEQFIGTGPFQFDSWKSGNEIVLSKFADYKSRDEEDWGGLTGEKTAYLDTIHFKVVKDPQVMLNGLKTNLYDYVQSIPLDLYEVVTSTPNVEAVTSSNGYSVITPDKSEAPFDDLKVRQALHAALDKEAMAKATYGNDDFYELDGALFTPDQTALYSGENIDDFAAFDQDEAKKLLEESSYDGQPVKIIFSNDNADYKKIAEIAEQQLEAVGFTVELESYEWATYLEKWGDAKNWDMVVVGWSPFFSPNQAGMVSRENNSSGWYHSDRWQELLAQWGTADETEQQQILAELNKTLYEELPFEKVTNISALDARTTKLQGYDEWYGPRFWNTWKTK; encoded by the coding sequence TTGAAGAAACTCGCACTTATTTTATTTGGATTAATAGGAGCAATTGCACTAATCGGCTGCTCCAGCAATTCCAGCAGCAGTTCGGCCGGCGGCAGCGGAGAACCTGTCGAAGGCGGCGAATTAAATGTTGCGATGGGCTCAGAACCTGACACATTGGACTGGATGTATTCCGGTGAAAGTGCTACACGAAAGATCGGCTGGCATATCTATGAAGGATTATTCGCATTAGATAAAGATTATCAGGCCCGACCGTTACTAGCTGAAGATTATACAGTAAGTGATGACAAGAAAATCTACACGATCACCCTTCGTGATGGTCTCAAGTTCCACAACGGCCAAGATGTCACCGCTAATGACGCAAAAGCATCTCTTGATCGCTGGACAAAGGTATCTTCTGTCGGAAAAATTGCATCAAGCCATATCAGTTCTATTGAAGCAACAGACGATAAAACAATTGTTATTACACTAAATGACGTGTATACATCTTTACTGACAGACCTAGCTGCACCAAAAGCTTCTGCAATTGTCATCCCGGCTGAAATTGCCGAAGCAGCAGGTGAGCAGCCGCTGACAAATGAACAGTTTATTGGTACTGGACCATTCCAATTTGATTCTTGGAAAAGCGGGAATGAAATTGTTCTATCGAAGTTTGCAGATTACAAATCTCGTGATGAAGAAGATTGGGGCGGTTTGACAGGTGAAAAAACAGCTTACCTGGATACTATCCATTTCAAAGTGGTGAAAGATCCGCAAGTTATGCTCAACGGGTTGAAAACAAATTTGTATGATTATGTGCAATCCATTCCGCTAGATTTGTATGAAGTAGTCACTTCCACACCAAATGTAGAAGCTGTCACATCAAGTAATGGTTATTCCGTTATCACACCGGATAAATCAGAAGCGCCATTTGATGACTTGAAAGTCCGTCAAGCACTTCACGCCGCTTTAGATAAAGAAGCAATGGCGAAAGCAACTTACGGAAATGACGATTTTTATGAGCTGGACGGTGCCTTGTTCACGCCAGACCAAACAGCACTATATTCCGGTGAAAACATTGATGACTTTGCTGCCTTTGATCAAGATGAAGCGAAAAAACTGTTAGAAGAAAGCTCCTATGACGGACAGCCGGTGAAGATTATCTTCTCTAATGACAATGCAGATTATAAAAAGATTGCTGAGATTGCAGAGCAGCAGCTAGAAGCAGTTGGATTTACGGTAGAACTAGAATCTTATGAATGGGCAACCTACTTGGAAAAATGGGGCGATGCAAAGAATTGGGATATGGTTGTTGTTGGCTGGTCACCATTCTTCTCTCCAAACCAAGCTGGTATGGTAAGTCGTGAAAATAACAGCAGCGGCTGGTATCACAGTGATCGCTGGCAAGAACTTCTTGCACAGTGGGGAACTGCAGATGAAACAGAACAGCAGCAGATTTTAGCTGAACTTAACAAAACACTTTATGAAGAGCTTCCGTTTGAAAAAGTGACGAATATTTCCGCTTTGGATGCCCGCACGACAAAGTTACAGGGCTATGACGAGTGGTATGGACCTCGCTTCTGGAATACTTGGAAAACGAAGTAA
- a CDS encoding M20 family metallopeptidase, which translates to METNTTTLADVHNDLETNFTEVVEWRRHLHQHPELSFQETETAKFIADKLQSFGYEDIKTNVGGYGIVATLTGKTEGPTIALRADFDALPIDDEKVVPYRSKTNGVMHACGHDGHTAALLGTAKALFKQKDSLKGKVVFLFQPAEEVPPGGAKAMIEDGALEGVDYVYGAHLNSASPVGKVNVGEGFKMAAVDKFAITIQGKGGHGAAPQETVDPIVIGSDIVSALQKIVSRRVSPLESAVVTLGVFQSGQAFNVIPDTARIEGTVRTFNAGIRQQVQEQIEAIVAGITSGFGATYSIDYLNGYPALYNHPEETALLKQLFTEEFGEEQVIPFETGMGAEDFAYYLQEKPGSFFKVGSRNEDTSTHYPHHHPKFDIDERALLMTEKAFTKIVFSVLGS; encoded by the coding sequence ATGGAAACAAATACAACAACACTAGCAGATGTACATAATGACTTAGAAACCAATTTTACAGAGGTTGTTGAATGGCGGCGACACCTGCACCAGCATCCGGAATTAAGTTTCCAAGAAACCGAGACTGCCAAGTTCATTGCTGACAAACTGCAAAGTTTCGGCTATGAAGATATCAAGACAAATGTTGGCGGGTATGGGATTGTTGCCACGCTCACAGGAAAAACAGAGGGGCCGACAATCGCCTTGCGAGCAGATTTTGATGCGTTGCCGATCGATGACGAAAAAGTTGTTCCTTATCGTTCTAAAACAAACGGTGTGATGCATGCTTGCGGACATGACGGTCATACGGCTGCACTTCTCGGAACCGCTAAAGCGCTTTTCAAACAAAAGGATAGTCTCAAGGGGAAAGTAGTATTTCTATTCCAGCCAGCCGAAGAGGTTCCGCCAGGCGGTGCAAAAGCGATGATTGAGGATGGCGCACTTGAAGGGGTCGACTATGTGTATGGCGCTCACCTCAACTCTGCTTCTCCGGTAGGAAAAGTAAATGTTGGCGAAGGCTTCAAGATGGCTGCTGTCGATAAATTTGCGATTACCATTCAAGGCAAAGGCGGTCATGGCGCAGCACCGCAAGAAACAGTTGACCCAATTGTTATTGGCAGTGATATTGTCAGCGCGCTGCAAAAAATCGTCAGCCGTCGCGTCAGCCCGTTGGAATCAGCCGTCGTAACACTTGGTGTTTTCCAGTCCGGTCAAGCGTTCAACGTCATTCCAGACACCGCAAGAATTGAGGGTACAGTCCGGACTTTTAATGCCGGTATCCGTCAGCAAGTACAAGAGCAAATTGAAGCAATTGTTGCTGGGATTACGAGTGGCTTTGGTGCAACGTATTCTATTGATTACTTGAACGGTTACCCTGCTCTTTACAACCACCCAGAAGAAACAGCTTTGCTCAAACAGCTATTTACGGAAGAGTTTGGTGAAGAACAGGTTATACCGTTTGAAACCGGCATGGGTGCAGAGGATTTTGCTTATTACTTACAAGAGAAGCCGGGCAGCTTCTTTAAAGTCGGCTCTCGCAACGAAGATACGAGCACGCATTACCCGCACCATCATCCGAAGTTTGACATCGATGAACGCGCCCTGCTCATGACAGAAAAAGCTTTTACAAAAATCGTATTCTCGGTATTAGGAAGCTAA